The genomic segment GACTTGATTACAGGAATTCAGACTGGCAGCAGGCCCGCCGGGATTCAATCTTTAATATGACGCACTGGCTTGAACTGGTTCAGGGTGATAAATCTTTTTTGATGGATGAACCGGTGTACATCAATGGAGAGTTTTGGGGTACAATTACTGCGGGGATCGATTTTACATCCCGGTTCAACCAGGTATTGCAGGGTTTGGATGAGTATAATATTCAGATAGCGGATGGCAAAGGCACCGTGTTCTACACATTTGGGAGTTCCGAGGGTACAGAATCATTTCGCAATTTAACAAAAACACACCAGATTGAGATTGGAGATGCCAACAAAAGTGTCTGGACAGTTACTATGATTCCGAATACCCTGTTCGGAGTTGTCAATTCCACAATTTATAATGATGTAGTTTTGGGTTTAACCATCATTCTGGGGCTTTTCCTGGCTATCAGTTTCTATCTGACTCAAAAATCAGCGGCGGCTGAGCAAACCTCAACAGAAGCCAATCAAAAACTCAGGGCTTTAATTGAATCTGCCCCGGTTGGAATCTATGTGATTGATGCTGACGGGTATATCACGGATTTTTGGAATCCTGCCGCAGAACAGATGCTCGGATGGAAACGCGATGAAGCGATTGGTAATTTTTTGCCCCAGGTAAATGATCAGTATGAGGGAAGTTACCAGGATTTGATGAAAGAGATAAAAGAGAAGGGCAGTATATCCAATCGGGAGATTACCCGAAAACGGAAAGATGACACCACAAGAACCTTTCGGGTCAACATCAGCAATATTATTGGCAGTGAGGAGCAGATGTTGGTTGTTTTTGAGGATATTACCAAAGAGAAGGAGTATGAAGAACAACTTAAAAAATCGGTTGAGGAGAAGGATATACTGCTCTCTGAGATACACCATCGCGTAAAGAACAATCTTGCCATAATCGTGGGACTTATTGAGCTGCAAAATGCCGAGGTGGAGGATGAAGTTACAAAATCAAACCTGTTTGAAACCAAAAACCGGATCTACTCCATATCGGGTGTGCACGAGTTGCTCTACCAGACCGATAATTTTTCTGATATCAGTTTTTCCGAGTATATCAATCAGCTTGTGAATCGGCTGCAGGATACGTTTGAAAATCAAAAGAAACCGGTTACAATTAAAAAAAGTATTTCCGGTTTAAGGATGAATATTAACCAGGCCATTCCGCTGGGTCTCTTGCTCAATGAATTGATCACCAACTCCTACAAACATGCTTTTGATGGCGTAGATGACCCTCAAATTTCTCTTGATCTTGTTCAAAAAGACGGATTTGTAGAGATAGAGTACAAAGACAACGGCATTGGGGTGGATTACAAGTCGATGCAGACATCTCCGTCGCTGGGAGTTACTCTCATCAAAACTTCATTGAGTCAGCTGTCTGCCGAGTATGAATTCCTGGACCATTCCGGTTTTGGCATCTATCTTAAATTTCCCGAAAATTTGAAAGGAGCTCACTCCAATTTGCAGGAAGAGTCATAATTTTTTCTTCATAATCAGTACCTCTTTGCCCCGATAGGTTGCTTTTTCAACCGGTTTCCAGCCAAGGCGTTTGTAAAGTCCACCGTCTAATTTTTCTGTTTGAAGAAACAGAATATCCACTTCATGAGATTTCGCAATCTTCATTGCATGCAGAATAAGTTTTCGCGCGATTTTTCTTCCCCGGTGCTTTTCTGGTACAAACACACCACCCAGCCAATGTTCTCTGTTTGGGTAGATATCCATTTCGTAGAATTTTAGCTGTATGGCTCCCAGGATTTCATCTTTTTCTAAGGCAAGAATTAAGAGAGGCATGGTATTCCGATTGAAGTAATCAGATAGTATCTCTTCAGATCTTTTTACAGAATCTATTCCGTGTTGCCGGCCCCACTGTTCGTAATACCATTTGGCAACGATTGGCAAAGCCTCCGGATAATCTGCTAAAAAGACAAATTTCATGTTGTTTCTATCAATCTTTTTTAATCGCTCCAAACGCAGCAAAGCAGGAGTTTTTATGCAGGATCTCCACTGTTTTAAACCCAGATTTTTTTAGTAAATCAAGCTGATAGGTTACCGGCCGCGGTGAGTCTTCCAGGTCGATATATTCAAAAACTCTGTCCCTGTATTCAGTTCCGCCGGTGGATTTTAAATATTCCCCGTACCGGTTCCACATCAAATGTTCAATAGTATCACTTTCGTGTGTCACCAAATCGCTAATCCAAACGCTGCCGCCGGGTGCTGTTATCTCATATATTTTTTTGAACGCGTTCTCCCAGTCCTCATCATCCCGCAGGTGATGCAGAACAGCCGCGGCAATCACAATATCATAATATTCGGTGGACAGATCTGCATTTCTAAAATCTTCACGCAGTGTGCGAATTTTCCCCAGGCTTTCAGCTTTAATGCGCGCCTGGGCCCGGTCCAGCATCGGTTGGCTCAGGTCAATAAGATCACAATTCAGATCAGGCAGATGTTCCAAAAGTTTTAGTGTGTTGTTTCCGGCGCCACAGCCAATATCCAAAATATTTTTAGCGTCGGGATTGTTGCCGGCGGCTGCCTGCGCAATCAGCTCCATCATTAGTGGAGCATCGATGGTGGCCTCCTGACCGGTTTCTATATTTGAGAAACGTTCTACATCATTGTCAAACCGCTTCCTGATCTCATCAACGGAAGATTTATCACTTAAAGAGGTACTCATAAGGATTTCTATTTACTTTAACTTCAGAATAAAAAGATAGCGGATTCAAGTTGTTGAATCACGATAAAATTTTTCTCGGATTTACTTGTTGGCGGATGCTGGACTGACTAATTTTATAGGGTAGTTGAGGAGCTTTTATGAGATTTAATATTGGGGAATTGACAAAACAGACCTCATAACTACAATTTTGATTTTCCGCTGATAGACACTTGCCTGAGTGTTATGAACTCTCTTCTATCCTGAATTTTAATTTTGCGATGGTCCCGTTACTCTTTTTAATATCAAATGTACCATCCACCTGGCGGATCAATGTTTTTACAATGGTAAGGCCGAGCGATGATTTACTCTCGTCGGTTAAAATATCTTCTGGAATTCCCCTGCCATTGTCACGGACGGTAAACTCTACATCATCATTTTTTTGGGTGATGGTGATATCAATTGTTCCGGACTCTCCCTGTTCAAATGCATGCTTATAAGAATTGGTAATCAGCTCATTCAGTATCAGGGCGCACGGTACCGCCTGTGTCACGTTTATTGAAAAAGAGTCTGATGAAGTATTAACATTAATATTTTCGTCCGGATCGAGAGAGTCCCGTATCAACCCAACCAGGTTGGTAATGTATTCATCAATCGGAATGGAGGAGAGGTCAGACGAGCTATAGAGCAATTCGTGAATCAAAGTCATGGTTTTAATGCGGCGTTCACTTTCGCCGAGTAAGCTTGCAATTTCGGGATTATCCGTAGAAACCCTCTGCATATAGAGCAGACCGGAAGTTACCGCAAGATTATTTTTAACACGATGATGAACCTCCTGCAGCAAGATGGTTTTTTCCTCGATTGATTTCTTTAGCTCATTTTCATACTTCACGTGTTCAGTAATATCCAGTCCAACGGTTTGTCTCGCTTTTTTACCGAAATAGCGGATAGGTACCGATTGTATCTGCACAAACCGCTCCTGGTGATCGAGTCCGTACACCTTGCGAATGGCGGGAGAATAGGAGCCATTTTGTTCTTTTGAGATGTCGGCCTCTCTTCTTTTTTGATAGTCACTTTTATGGAAAAAATCGCGTGCTGATTTTCCCACAAGATCTTCCGGGTTGGAGGCTCCCATCATCTCTGCTCCGGCCGGATTAATAAATTGTATTTCTCCGTCAATATGAATCATCACAAGATTGGGATCCTGTTCCACCAGGCCTTCCCATCGTTTTTGATTTTCTTCGGCTTTTTCTCGTGCATCGCGTTCTCTGTTAATGAGTTCTTGAAGGCGGTGGGTCATCAGATTGAAATTATCAGCCAGGGTTTTGTGCTCGTCATTTCCCTCTACTTCAATTCTTAAATCCAAATTTCCTTTTGCAATCTCCTTGGTACCCTTAAGTAAATTATTAAGAGAGCTTTGAATCCGGGACCGAAGTTGATAAAGCAGATACCCGAGAAATGTAACTACAGGTATCAAAATCATTAAAAAATTCGACTGCTGGCTTACCTGTATTTCGCGAATGGTTTGCCTGCGGTTTGAGGCGATATTTTGCGAGATAGTCAGCAGCATCTGGATGTCAGACCGTATTCTTGATTCAGCACGCTCCAATAGCCGGTAACGATCAATAATATCGGGGTATTCATTGGGGTTTTGCCGAACTTTTTCAATCAGTTCGAACGCACTTTTGATGGAGGAAAGTGAATTACCAATAACGTTGGTTTCAGAGAGATCGTCAATATTTTCCTGGTA from the Balneolaceae bacterium genome contains:
- a CDS encoding histidine kinase dimerization/phosphoacceptor domain -containing protein, producing the protein MKFLQKYRLVISVAIALILSLLTIIVWNYNQERWQDSLASKVEDTGQLLVQQFHVILQENVDRLGNLKHRLELTNGDYFQYWEQDASRIVESSNTFRFVEWIDSTMVIQRIEPYEGNEEAVGLDISRLDYRNSDWQQARRDSIFNMTHWLELVQGDKSFLMDEPVYINGEFWGTITAGIDFTSRFNQVLQGLDEYNIQIADGKGTVFYTFGSSEGTESFRNLTKTHQIEIGDANKSVWTVTMIPNTLFGVVNSTIYNDVVLGLTIILGLFLAISFYLTQKSAAAEQTSTEANQKLRALIESAPVGIYVIDADGYITDFWNPAAEQMLGWKRDEAIGNFLPQVNDQYEGSYQDLMKEIKEKGSISNREITRKRKDDTTRTFRVNISNIIGSEEQMLVVFEDITKEKEYEEQLKKSVEEKDILLSEIHHRVKNNLAIIVGLIELQNAEVEDEVTKSNLFETKNRIYSISGVHELLYQTDNFSDISFSEYINQLVNRLQDTFENQKKPVTIKKSISGLRMNINQAIPLGLLLNELITNSYKHAFDGVDDPQISLDLVQKDGFVEIEYKDNGIGVDYKSMQTSPSLGVTLIKTSLSQLSAEYEFLDHSGFGIYLKFPENLKGAHSNLQEES
- a CDS encoding GNAT family N-acetyltransferase, coding for MKFVFLADYPEALPIVAKWYYEQWGRQHGIDSVKRSEEILSDYFNRNTMPLLILALEKDEILGAIQLKFYEMDIYPNREHWLGGVFVPEKHRGRKIARKLILHAMKIAKSHEVDILFLQTEKLDGGLYKRLGWKPVEKATYRGKEVLIMKKKL
- a CDS encoding methyltransferase domain-containing protein, giving the protein MSTSLSDKSSVDEIRKRFDNDVERFSNIETGQEATIDAPLMMELIAQAAAGNNPDAKNILDIGCGAGNNTLKLLEHLPDLNCDLIDLSQPMLDRAQARIKAESLGKIRTLREDFRNADLSTEYYDIVIAAAVLHHLRDDEDWENAFKKIYEITAPGGSVWISDLVTHESDTIEHLMWNRYGEYLKSTGGTEYRDRVFEYIDLEDSPRPVTYQLDLLKKSGFKTVEILHKNSCFAAFGAIKKD
- a CDS encoding histidine kinase dimerization/phosphoacceptor domain -containing protein; the encoded protein is MKIQTRLNIITILSIGSIIGLYLYLWFSTFQVDQHFDQIDQISDFTNTASEMNLVIENYLEYREQRHLDSWNTLFNRLTEYQENIDDLSETNVIGNSLSSIKSAFELIEKVRQNPNEYPDIIDRYRLLERAESRIRSDIQMLLTISQNIASNRRQTIREIQVSQQSNFLMILIPVVTFLGYLLYQLRSRIQSSLNNLLKGTKEIAKGNLDLRIEVEGNDEHKTLADNFNLMTHRLQELINRERDAREKAEENQKRWEGLVEQDPNLVMIHIDGEIQFINPAGAEMMGASNPEDLVGKSARDFFHKSDYQKRREADISKEQNGSYSPAIRKVYGLDHQERFVQIQSVPIRYFGKKARQTVGLDITEHVKYENELKKSIEEKTILLQEVHHRVKNNLAVTSGLLYMQRVSTDNPEIASLLGESERRIKTMTLIHELLYSSSDLSSIPIDEYITNLVGLIRDSLDPDENINVNTSSDSFSINVTQAVPCALILNELITNSYKHAFEQGESGTIDITITQKNDDVEFTVRDNGRGIPEDILTDESKSSLGLTIVKTLIRQVDGTFDIKKSNGTIAKLKFRIEESS